The Leptospira paudalimensis region ATCAAAAAGTTGTTAAGCAATAGTTGTTCTTGAGATTTGCTGTAGTTTACAATTCGTTCTTCATATTCTTTTGGAGTAAAATTATCGATTTCAATGCCCGTATTATTCGGATTAAATGGTCTCTTTTTATTTAAGTAGGAAGAGAGTGCAATAAAATAAGTATCGTCCGCTGCTCTTTCCCCTTTTATTAAATTTGAAACTCCTTGGATAGGACGAATATGATAATTATAAGAGACAAATAACAACCGACTTAAAATATCTAGTTTATATTTAGCATTAAATACAGGGAATATATCAATTAATTCTCGCTCTGTTAACATTAACTCTTTCCACTTCGTTTTGTAAGAGTAAACATTATTCTCGTTTAACATTTCTTCAGAGAATTCAATGAATAATAAATTTGGTTTAAATCCACCATCTACCATTGATTTAAGCAAAAGGTAGTATAAAAAATATTCAGAAGCTTTTAGAGCAAGTCGTGTTTCAAAATAGATTGGTTCATTGTAAGTATTTTTGTTAACAGGAATATTCTCCCATTCATGGAAAATATCAGACCTAGAAGATCCTGTAACAACTGCTACATTAATGTTCTCGGATTGTAAATGTTTGTTTTCTTCCCAAACCTTTGGGAATCCAACGAGAATATTTTGTCCAGATTTATATGGTCGCCTAGCAGCTTCACGGAAATCAGGGATACAAGCAATTTTATCAACTGTGAAGACAAAAAGTATTAAAATTAGTGGATAAAAGTAAATTTTCTTTAGTGTCATATTTAATCTCAGAATTGGAAATAGATAAAGGTTTCGGTAGCAGCTTCAATCTTCACTAAAGCATAATAAACGAGGAGTGTACAAACTGGTACCAACCAAACTATATAAGGTTCTAATTTATCTTTAAAATAATTTTTATATTCAATAAATTGTAAGATATAACTACCAATCATGAGTCCCCAGAAATCGGGTTTATAAATAATTTTTCCTTTTAGATTGATAACGGAAGACCAAAACGTTGATATTTTTTCTAGAGTATCGATTCTGAAAAATGTAGCAAGAACGGAAAAAATTGTAAAAATCCAAATAACAGCCAGGAATTTTTTTAATGGCGTCATAGAGCTTCTGTTAGGTTTACCATAGGCAAATCTCTCGATGGATAGAAAAATTCCGTGAAAAAACCCCCAAAGAAAAAAGGTGTAAGTGTTTCCATGCCACAAACCAGACAATGACATCACGATGATTGTGTTTATATTATATCTCAATTCTGTAACGCGGTTTCCTCCCAATGGTATGTAGAGGTAATCTCTGATCCATGTTGAAAGTGTATAATGCCACCGGCTCCATAATTCTGCAAAACTAACAGATAGAAACGGGGATCGAAAGTTTTCCGGAATTTCATATCCTAACAAAAATGCAGATCCTCTTGCTAGGTCTGTGTAACCGGAAAAATCACCATAAACTTGGAATGAAAAGGCAAATGTTGATAAAAAAATCGAGACCCCATCATATTCACCTGGATTGGCATAAACAGGATTGATTAATTTTGCGATTTGATCTGCGATTAGTACCTTTTTGATAAGTCCTGAAAGTATATGAAAGATCCCACGTTGTACAAAATCTAATGTAAGTTTTGCGTGGTCAATTTGGTCATAAAAATCGTCATGACGCATGATGGGCCCAGCAATCAGTTGTGGAAAAAATAAAATAAATAGTAAAAAATTAACGAAAGGTGATTCCGTGAATTTACCTCTCCAAGCATCAACGAGGTAAGCAATCATTTGAAACGTATAGAAGCTAATTGCTAGAGGTAATACAAATTCGGATAAAGATTGGAAAAAGGGAATGGTTAATTCACCTTCTGACATTAGGTATTTTAAATAGGTTAATACATATTTAAAAAAACATAAATTTAATAAATTTATGGATACTCCCAGTATAAGGAATATTTTCCTTTTCGTTTTTAGAATTCCAATCACACAAAGGTGAGTAATAATGATAAAAAGTACGAAGTGTATTAAAAACGAACCACTCCAGTATCCATAAAATAATAATGAGAAAACGATTAGGATATATTTGCGAAACCGAGAAGGTGAGATCCAATAAGTGATATAACAAGCAATAAAGAAAAAGAAATAATCAATCGAATTGAACAGCATTTTCCCTAGAATTTCTCGAATATTTTTTTCTACTACTCATTTATGGAACATACTTGCCTTAATATTGAAATTGGACAAGATCAGTTCTCAAGATGTCGCAAAATCCTCTATGGACTCCAGTTTCCCATTCTAACAACCTCATCAATTTCCAACATCGTCTTGAAACAAAATTGGGGAAATCCTTTCCTGATTATGTTTCCTTCCATCAATTTTCTACCGATGAATCTCAAATTTTTTGGAAGGAGTGGCTACAAGAATCAGGGCTGATTCTAAAAACCCCGACTACCCAAACTTTTATGATGGGGAAACAGTTTTCTGAAACAAAATGGTTTCCTGGTGCTACTTTCAATTTTGCTGAAAACTTACTGGAGAAAGGGAATCCAAAACAAGAAGCGATTGTGTTTTATGGGGAAGACGGAGGTGTACAAAGGTTAACATACCATGAATTAAAATTAGAGGTCATTAAATTACGTAAACACTTACTTTCGTTAGGAATTCAAAAAGGTGATCGCGTTGTAGGAATTGTTCCGAATGCTCCCATTTCTACGATTGGCATGTTGGCAACAACATCGTTAGGTGCTATTTGGTCCAGTGCTTCACCTGATTTTGGAGTGAAAGGGATATTGGATCGATTTGAACAAATTTTTCCTAAGGTAGTGATTTCTGTGGAATCCTATTCATTCAAAGGAAAGGAAATTTCGATCATTGAAAAATTGGAAGAGATCACCCAAACTTTATTTTCAGCAAAAAATTCCGAATTCAAACAAACAATCTTATATGAGTTTTTGAATCCTATTAAAGATTTTGGTAAGATTTATAATCCGATTCGTTACCAAGATTTATCACCAACAAAGGACGAATCAATCGATTATGTTCCTATCAGTTTTTCTGATCCAGTTTACATCATGTTTTCATCTGGAACAACTGGTCTTCCTAAATGCATTGTCCAAGGTGGGGGAGTATTACTCAATCATACTAAAGAACTGGCGTTACATAGTAATGTATCAGAAGGAGATCGGTTTTTTTATTATACAACCTGTGGTTGGATGATGTGGAATTGGTCTCAATCTGTATTGGCATTGGGTGCAACCTTATACCAGTTTGATGGGAATCCATTTTATCCCAATTGGGAAACCCTTTGGAGTATGGCAGAAAAAGAATCCATTCAAGTTTTTGGAACCAGTGCCAAGTACTTATCTGTATTGGAAGAAGAAGGAATTTCTGTAAAATCGAAATACTCACTTCCAGATTTAAAAGTGATTCTTTCGACAGGTTCTCCCTTGCCAGTTTCTGGTTTTCACTATGTATATGAAAAAATAAAAACAGATGTTCAATTATCTTCAATCTCAGGCGGAACGGATTTAAATGGATGTTTTGCTTTAGGTAATCCCAGCTTACCCGTGTATGCTGGTCAAATTCAGTGTAAGGGTTTGGGAATGGATGTCCAAGTTTTTGACAGTATGGGAAGATCTGTCACTGGAGAAAAGGGTGAATTGGTTTGTCCCACTCCATTCCCTTCTATGCCATTATTCTTTTGGAATGATGAATCAGGTGCAAAATATAAGGCAGCTTATTTTGAAACTTATGATAATATCTGGTGTCATGGAGATTTTGCTTCGATCACTCCAGAGAATGGTGTCATTATCTACGGAAGATCAGATGCTACACTGAATCCCGGAGGAGTACGTATCGGAACTGCAGACATTTATTCTGTCGTTTCTAAAATTGAAGAAATTAAGGATTCGGTGATCATTGGGCAAGACTACAAAGATGATGTGAGAGTTGTATTATTTGTTGTTTTAGCAGATGGAGTCCAACTGGATGATCGTTTGGTTAAAAAAATCAAAGAACAAATTAAAAATGAAACTTCACCTAGGCACGTTCCCTCAATCATTTTAACAGTACCAGAAATTCCTTATACGATCAATGGGAAAAAAGTAGAAATTGCTGTTAAACAAACTGTTGCTGGTCTCGAAGTAAAAAATAAAAATGCTTTGGCAAATCCCAATGCACTCGATTTTTTCAAAGATAGAAAAGAGTTAATGCAATGAATGGTTCCAAAATCCGTTTTTCCATCATTTTTGGATTTGTCCTTTTGACTTTCCCAATCAGTGTCCAAGCTGAAAAATGGAATACCTGCCTAAGGACACATTGTATCTCCTTCCAATTACCTTCGAATTGGTATTTAACGAACCGAAAGTCTAACGGAAGTTCAACTAAGTTTGATCATTTTCGAACGAGTCCTTTGAAGGAGGAGACAGGTAGAGAAATCATTCCAGCGATAGTGATTCTTTTTAAAGAATCAGAAAAACAACAATACCTTGATCCAATCCTTTTTCATTTAGAGTCCAAACGATATATTCTTGTTTCAAATGTGAAGGAATATTATAATTTACAAAAATTAACGGAAATTAAAGACAAAGAAGTTTATCAATTTCTTGGAATGGTTGGAAGTTTTAAAGACAAGGAAGATACAATTGTCCAACATTATATCACCTCCACTGCAGAAGAATTTGGATTTGTAATCATAGTAACTTGTTTTGAATCAGTTTACCCTCAGATCGAAAAGGATATCAAAATATTCCTAAAAACATTGGCCTACGAAAAAAGAATTTCGCCATGGAACTTTGTAACCGTGAGTGAACAAATGATGAAAGCAAAACAATTGGAGTCAAATGCAGATACTCGACTTAAGACTAAAAAAATTGAGGAAATTTCAATTGCATTGGGTGAGTTAGACGATGCCTGTGAGCTTGGATCCATGACCGCTTGTGAATTATTCTCAAATTTGATGAATGTGGGACGATAGAATTCGTTTCCATTGAAACGTTAACGATTGTTTTTTTGCATTTTTTGAATATATTCTGCCAATGCATTGATTTCGTTTTTACGCATATGTGAATATGCTTTCATGTATGTTCCAGGGATTCCATTTTTGATACTGTTTGCAATGGATTCTTTGGAGGAACCATTCAGATATGTTGTACGATCTTGGAAATTAGGAATCCGACTTCCTTTAAGTAAATGTGTCCGAGTACCTCTTCCATTTCCTTCAGGTCCATGGCAAGAGATACATCCATTTTGAATGTACATCGCCTCAGGTAAAGGGACTGTGGTTGCTTTCGGTGGGGGTGGTTCTTTGGTGATAGAATCATTTTCTGAATAACAACCATATAGAATCATACAAAAAAAGAGTCCGAAAAAAAGATACCGGTAGTGATAATGTTGCATCTTCAATCGCAATACACCGAAGCAGCAGACAAATCAATATTGTATTTTTGAGATAAGTAACAGAATACAATGGTACGACCTGGATTGGATAAACTGACATTGTAATAGAGTACTTCGCTGATATTTCCAGAGAAAAAGTTACCTGGGCTAGAGTTAGAACCTAAATAAAGATTATTTTGTGAGTAGGTTTTACTTGGATCTGTAGGGATACCTACTGCATATCCACTTGAATACATACCAAAGGAAATTCCATTTAATTGTTCTGCTGCAATCAAATAAGGAATGTTTGTATAAGGAAATTGGATGTTACTCGAGCCAACAATTCCATCCGATGGTTTTGCCATTCGAATATTGTCTCCATCAAAATAATATGATACACCAGGTGATGCTGATTCAAAAAATGTATCATTGGCGTTGGCTGTTCTTGATAGGGCGATGAAAAAAGTAGAACTATTGGAAGGAATGTTTGCAGCACTGCCACGGAATAAATACTCAGAATTGCCTGCGTTAAAATTCACAGTAGGTTTATTATTGAATCCTGCGTTATTATAGGTTGGAGAGGAACCTCCTGTGAAAAAAGAAGCTGCATTCCCACTTCTGTCATGCCAAGTGGTGATCGGTGAATAATTGGATTGATTTGAAAAACTATCAGCACTTAGGTGAAGTTTCAAACTGCTTGTTGTCGGATTTGCATTCCAAGTAATCACTTGTTTTGGATCATAACCTGATAAAGCTTGGATTTCCATCAGTGTTAATGCGCGGTTATAAACTAGAACTTCATCCAATTGACCATTAAATCCATTGGTTAAATCAGATCGAATTCCAATCGTAAAAACATTGGGATTTGTATCCCAAGTATTTTTGGTTTGGCTGATGAGTTTTGCTCCATTATGGTAGATAGTAGCAGCATAACTTCCTGCAGGACCTTCAAATACACCACAAAGGTGGTGCCAAACATTTTCATGGTTATAATAAAATTCTTCTACATCGTTTAGATAACCTGAAAAAAAGTATTTAGAACTTGTATTACCAGCACCTAACGCAATCATGCGATCTGTTGAATTGGGCCCAATACTAACCATAGTCCCTGAATTGAGGGTCGCTGATTTGTACTGAACACAAATTGTTCGTGGTTGGGAATTTTTTGGTAGGGATGAGGTTGTAGTGGTTACATTTAGGTAAGTACTTCCATTTGTATTCAAAGCGGAAATTCCATTTCCATATTTGTCGGAAACAAGAGTTGCTCCTACACTTGTGGTTGGATTTCCGAAACCACTTACATCATCAAAATTTTTATTAAAATCGTAACGGGCAATTAAACCATTGGGGATTTGTGCTGAGAGAGTTCTGACTTCCTTTTGAGAGAGTGCTTTTGCATAAATTTTAATTTCATCTACTTTTCCCCCAAACATATGACCAGGAAACGAAGCCATTCGACCTACATAGAGTCCAGTTCCTGTTGTTGTATTGATAGACGAACCAATGTTCACTGGTCCACTGATTTCCACTCCATCAACATATAACCAACCAT contains the following coding sequences:
- a CDS encoding DUF1574 family protein → MTLKKIYFYPLILILFVFTVDKIACIPDFREAARRPYKSGQNILVGFPKVWEENKHLQSENINVAVVTGSSRSDIFHEWENIPVNKNTYNEPIYFETRLALKASEYFLYYLLLKSMVDGGFKPNLLFIEFSEEMLNENNVYSYKTKWKELMLTERELIDIFPVFNAKYKLDILSRLLFVSYNYHIRPIQGVSNLIKGERAADDTYFIALSSYLNKKRPFNPNNTGIEIDNFTPKEYEERIVNYSKSQEQLLLNNFLISETEVGFLKRIIELAEENNIPTVIWEPQVHPYYKERRNSITGGKLFDTISEALIEKNSKNIRRISLNRGNTNCRLYTDSSHVSPLCVPEIVDKLLQTAKEIPNFQ
- a CDS encoding acetoacetate--CoA ligase, with amino-acid sequence MSQNPLWTPVSHSNNLINFQHRLETKLGKSFPDYVSFHQFSTDESQIFWKEWLQESGLILKTPTTQTFMMGKQFSETKWFPGATFNFAENLLEKGNPKQEAIVFYGEDGGVQRLTYHELKLEVIKLRKHLLSLGIQKGDRVVGIVPNAPISTIGMLATTSLGAIWSSASPDFGVKGILDRFEQIFPKVVISVESYSFKGKEISIIEKLEEITQTLFSAKNSEFKQTILYEFLNPIKDFGKIYNPIRYQDLSPTKDESIDYVPISFSDPVYIMFSSGTTGLPKCIVQGGGVLLNHTKELALHSNVSEGDRFFYYTTCGWMMWNWSQSVLALGATLYQFDGNPFYPNWETLWSMAEKESIQVFGTSAKYLSVLEEEGISVKSKYSLPDLKVILSTGSPLPVSGFHYVYEKIKTDVQLSSISGGTDLNGCFALGNPSLPVYAGQIQCKGLGMDVQVFDSMGRSVTGEKGELVCPTPFPSMPLFFWNDESGAKYKAAYFETYDNIWCHGDFASITPENGVIIYGRSDATLNPGGVRIGTADIYSVVSKIEEIKDSVIIGQDYKDDVRVVLFVVLADGVQLDDRLVKKIKEQIKNETSPRHVPSIILTVPEIPYTINGKKVEIAVKQTVAGLEVKNKNALANPNALDFFKDRKELMQ
- a CDS encoding c-type cytochrome; the encoded protein is MILYGCYSENDSITKEPPPPKATTVPLPEAMYIQNGCISCHGPEGNGRGTRTHLLKGSRIPNFQDRTTYLNGSSKESIANSIKNGIPGTYMKAYSHMRKNEINALAEYIQKMQKNNR
- a CDS encoding MBOAT family O-acyltransferase, with the translated sequence MLFNSIDYFFFFIACYITYWISPSRFRKYILIVFSLLFYGYWSGSFLIHFVLFIIITHLCVIGILKTKRKIFLILGVSINLLNLCFFKYVLTYLKYLMSEGELTIPFFQSLSEFVLPLAISFYTFQMIAYLVDAWRGKFTESPFVNFLLFILFFPQLIAGPIMRHDDFYDQIDHAKLTLDFVQRGIFHILSGLIKKVLIADQIAKLINPVYANPGEYDGVSIFLSTFAFSFQVYGDFSGYTDLARGSAFLLGYEIPENFRSPFLSVSFAELWSRWHYTLSTWIRDYLYIPLGGNRVTELRYNINTIIVMSLSGLWHGNTYTFFLWGFFHGIFLSIERFAYGKPNRSSMTPLKKFLAVIWIFTIFSVLATFFRIDTLEKISTFWSSVINLKGKIIYKPDFWGLMIGSYILQFIEYKNYFKDKLEPYIVWLVPVCTLLVYYALVKIEAATETFIYFQF